The Abyssicoccus albus genome includes a region encoding these proteins:
- a CDS encoding ATP-binding cassette domain-containing protein, whose amino-acid sequence MIIHHLNDDKSKLPIELTGFENMTTKPQGMHAIIGPNGAGKSTLLKALTFYHHKPSLSYESKSIVNHNIHKMIAYMPQQQNRLHISIVDFLKLVKRKISFQDTEQLLAQFNINKTPYDSVHTTSGGEFRLLCYIQTFLQPTPIMFLDEPLTSLDVHHQLALLNHIKKESQSREIWVVLHEWPLYLHHFDSVIAINQSHLEWHKNITEIEPIDLEQLFQININDVNFHL is encoded by the coding sequence AACTACCAATTGAACTGACTGGTTTCGAAAACATGACGACAAAGCCTCAAGGAATGCATGCAATTATTGGCCCTAATGGTGCAGGGAAGAGTACGTTATTAAAGGCTTTAACGTTTTACCATCATAAACCGTCGTTATCATACGAAAGTAAGTCTATAGTAAATCATAATATACACAAAATGATTGCTTATATGCCACAACAACAAAATCGTCTTCACATTTCAATAGTTGATTTCTTAAAACTCGTTAAACGAAAAATTTCTTTTCAGGACACTGAACAACTGCTTGCCCAATTTAATATTAATAAAACTCCTTATGACTCGGTTCATACAACAAGCGGTGGTGAGTTTCGCCTTTTATGTTATATCCAAACGTTTCTACAACCTACACCGATTATGTTTTTAGATGAGCCTTTAACATCTTTAGATGTTCATCATCAATTAGCACTACTTAATCACATAAAAAAAGAAAGCCAATCAAGAGAAATTTGGGTTGTTCTCCATGAGTGGCCTCTTTATTTACATCATTTCGATTCTGTTATAGCAATCAATCAATCTCACCTTGAATGGCACAAAAATATAACGGAAATTGAGCCAATTGATCTCGAACAACTCTTTCAAATCAACATAAATGATGTTAACTTTCACTTGTAA
- the coaW gene encoding type II pantothenate kinase: protein MNIGIDAGGTLTKIVVDGEERDYKVIKSSNKEAIAKFVNHFEGANIYLTGGRQKVIAQLLNESPKGYSVEFDATFNGLKQLLSEQYDAMDRFIFCNIGTGSSYHLATDHQQRVGGSGVGGGLLMGLGYLLTGEQSFESLVRCSKSGHRDLIDLTVGHIYEGQDAPIPKDLTAANFGRVLDTLDEDVSKEDHMASVMGLIAETICTIGIHMAEMYDCEEVVYIGSTLQDNEVMLNVLNRYTNLRGKTPVLVENGSFAGALGCITSES from the coding sequence ATGAACATAGGTATAGATGCTGGTGGTACACTGACGAAAATTGTCGTTGATGGCGAGGAAAGAGATTATAAAGTAATTAAATCATCTAATAAAGAAGCGATAGCAAAGTTTGTGAATCATTTTGAAGGGGCAAATATTTATTTGACAGGTGGTCGACAGAAAGTGATTGCCCAATTGTTAAATGAATCACCGAAAGGATATTCAGTTGAGTTTGATGCAACGTTTAATGGTTTAAAACAACTATTATCTGAACAATATGATGCGATGGATCGATTTATTTTCTGTAATATAGGGACAGGTTCTTCATATCATTTAGCAACCGACCATCAACAACGTGTAGGGGGTTCTGGAGTAGGAGGTGGCTTACTGATGGGCCTTGGATATTTATTGACAGGTGAGCAATCATTTGAATCACTCGTACGTTGCTCTAAATCTGGCCATCGTGATCTTATTGATTTAACTGTAGGGCATATTTATGAAGGACAAGATGCACCAATACCGAAAGATTTAACCGCTGCAAATTTTGGAAGAGTGTTGGATACGTTGGATGAAGATGTGTCTAAAGAAGATCATATGGCATCGGTGATGGGGCTAATCGCTGAAACAATATGTACAATTGGTATTCATATGGCTGAGATGTATGATTGTGAAGAAGTAGTCTATATCGGATCAACATTACAAGATAATGAAGTAATGCTCAACGTTTTGAATCGTTATACGAATTTAAGAGGCAAAACCCCTGTACTTGTTGAAAATGGATCATTTGCAGGGGCATTAGGCTGTATTACAAGTGAAAGTTAA
- a CDS encoding BCCT family transporter, which produces MNIVFIVAAIIIVIFAALAFLFPTQFGEIATNVYDTVATNFSWLFLLAVFIFVVFLISLAISPYGRIKFGRNDEEPEFSFRSWIGMLFSGGLGVGLVFYGVAEPMTHMADAPFAKEMALGEQARVAMGYTFFHWGMSQWAVFAIAGLAIGYYQFRRERNGLISTALEPLFGMYYPNWIRKVIDILAVIATVTGIATSIGLGIMQVNGGLNITYNIPNNNVTLMIITLLMTVIFIISATTGLKRGVKYLSNMNMAICVLLILFVLIFGPTRFILETFVVGLGDYITNFIPYSLRLNPFVENGESQWVQDWTVFYWAWVIAWSPFIGAFIARISRGRTIREYVLGVLIIPPLLSFVWMATLGGSAIYMDLFESTNLVDIVQDDNTKALFAFFNELPFGLVTSTLAIVLIFTFIVTSADSATYIVSSMTSNGDLNPSMRMKISWGIIIASITLALITTDDGLTSLQTGAIVAGLPFTFILLMLIISMLIALRKEPNEALKRVEKRKMKKKYPDGNPDRK; this is translated from the coding sequence ATGAATATTGTTTTTATTGTTGCGGCGATTATCATTGTTATATTTGCTGCACTCGCTTTTTTATTTCCGACACAATTTGGTGAAATTGCAACGAATGTTTATGATACTGTAGCGACAAATTTCTCGTGGTTATTTTTACTTGCAGTATTTATATTCGTTGTGTTTTTAATTTCATTAGCGATATCACCATATGGACGAATTAAGTTCGGTCGTAATGATGAGGAGCCAGAGTTCTCATTTAGAAGTTGGATTGGGATGTTGTTTAGTGGTGGATTAGGTGTTGGTCTTGTGTTCTATGGAGTTGCTGAACCGATGACACATATGGCTGACGCTCCATTTGCTAAAGAGATGGCCCTTGGAGAACAAGCTCGAGTTGCGATGGGATACACATTCTTCCACTGGGGGATGAGTCAATGGGCAGTATTTGCTATTGCAGGACTTGCGATAGGGTATTACCAGTTTAGAAGAGAGAGAAATGGATTGATTTCTACAGCGTTAGAGCCTTTATTCGGTATGTACTATCCGAATTGGATTCGTAAAGTGATTGATATTCTAGCCGTTATTGCGACTGTTACAGGAATTGCGACGTCAATTGGACTTGGGATTATGCAAGTCAATGGTGGATTGAATATTACATACAATATTCCCAATAATAACGTTACATTGATGATTATCACGCTGTTGATGACTGTAATCTTCATTATTTCTGCAACGACAGGGCTTAAAAGAGGGGTTAAATATTTAAGTAATATGAATATGGCAATTTGTGTGTTGCTTATTTTATTCGTATTAATCTTTGGACCAACACGATTTATACTTGAAACGTTTGTTGTAGGGCTTGGAGATTATATTACGAACTTTATTCCTTATTCATTAAGGCTCAACCCATTTGTAGAGAACGGTGAGAGTCAATGGGTCCAAGATTGGACAGTGTTCTATTGGGCATGGGTTATTGCTTGGTCACCGTTTATTGGTGCTTTTATTGCAAGAATTTCACGTGGACGTACGATTAGAGAATATGTATTAGGCGTATTAATTATCCCGCCATTGCTATCTTTTGTATGGATGGCGACGCTTGGTGGTAGTGCGATTTATATGGATTTATTTGAGTCAACGAATTTAGTTGATATTGTTCAAGATGATAATACGAAAGCGCTCTTTGCATTCTTTAATGAATTACCATTTGGACTTGTGACATCGACACTTGCAATTGTGTTAATCTTTACATTTATTGTGACAAGCGCTGATTCTGCGACGTATATCGTCTCTAGTATGACAAGCAATGGAGACTTGAACCCATCGATGAGAATGAAAATTTCCTGGGGAATTATTATCGCATCGATTACGTTAGCGTTAATTACAACAGATGATGGATTAACTAGTTTACAGACGGGAGCAATTGTTGCGGGTCTCCCATTTACGTTCATCTTGTTAATGCTAATCATTAGTATGCTCATTGCGCTCAGAAAAGAGCCGAACGAAGCATTAAAGCGTGTCGAAAAACGTAAAATGAAGAAAAAATATCCGGATGGAAATCCAGATCGAAAGTAA
- a CDS encoding GNAT family N-acetyltransferase — MTKSYTFENITLRPYEQHDLNELKTFTLDEEQMEFTSLPLDVLEEAIEDDNRTPSVAVNDKDEVIGFFVVHKHYQHVGYDTPHEVIYVRSLSVNSKHQGMGYGTKIALNIPDYVAVLHPKFDHLYLVVDALNSAAWNLYERAGFIHTATKEDGPIGKERLYYLDLDARYVSNLKLRPHPETKDKIINLMLDGKEIGHIDINIIDHHLYIKNIVIETSTNNQCTLVKSALVQSATFIRRHFEGVKTIELYDHASDCKTSDLAYSAGFVDVDPLDDLPKYIKYINY, encoded by the coding sequence ATGACAAAATCATATACTTTCGAAAACATTACATTAAGGCCTTATGAACAACATGATCTAAATGAACTTAAAACATTCACTTTAGATGAAGAACAAATGGAATTCACTTCATTACCACTTGATGTATTAGAAGAAGCTATAGAAGATGATAATCGTACACCAAGCGTTGCAGTCAATGATAAAGATGAAGTGATTGGATTTTTCGTAGTTCACAAGCATTATCAACATGTGGGATACGATACACCTCATGAAGTAATTTACGTGAGATCATTGAGTGTTAATTCAAAGCATCAAGGAATGGGCTATGGCACAAAAATCGCACTGAATATCCCTGATTACGTTGCTGTCCTCCACCCTAAATTCGATCATTTATACCTTGTCGTTGATGCGTTAAATAGTGCGGCATGGAATCTTTATGAACGTGCGGGATTCATTCATACTGCAACGAAAGAAGATGGCCCTATCGGTAAAGAACGATTATATTACTTAGATTTAGATGCGAGATATGTTTCGAACTTGAAGTTAAGACCTCATCCAGAGACTAAAGATAAAATCATTAACTTGATGTTAGATGGTAAAGAAATTGGACATATCGATATTAATATCATCGACCACCACTTATACATTAAAAATATTGTCATCGAAACCTCTACAAATAATCAATGTACGTTAGTAAAAAGCGCATTAGTCCAAAGTGCTACATTCATTCGTAGACACTTTGAAGGGGTTAAAACGATCGAACTTTATGACCATGCCAGCGACTGCAAAACGAGTGATTTAGCTTATAGTGCTGGTTTCGTTGATGTCGATCCTCTCGATGATTTACCTAAATATATTAAATATATTAATTACTAG
- the rpoE gene encoding DNA-directed RNA polymerase subunit delta encodes MKIKDYTKEMINENSFIEMAYLYLQEKKSPQSLYTMIDEFKSIGGYTDEEIEDRVLQFYTNLNTDGRFLSVEEGTWGLRDWYSVDEIEENIAPTIQKFEIAEEDTLDDEAIDEEVESEDVKDRDGNFDEDNKDIDEDTDEYEDLSVEDDEDVLIDEEDEDDEDEDDDTEE; translated from the coding sequence ATGAAAATAAAAGACTACACTAAAGAAATGATCAACGAAAATTCATTTATCGAAATGGCTTATTTATATTTACAAGAAAAAAAAAGTCCTCAATCTTTATATACAATGATAGATGAGTTTAAATCTATTGGTGGATATACAGATGAAGAAATCGAAGATCGCGTATTACAATTCTATACAAACTTGAATACAGATGGTCGTTTCTTATCGGTTGAAGAAGGTACATGGGGACTTCGTGACTGGTATTCAGTAGATGAAATTGAAGAAAATATTGCACCAACAATTCAAAAATTCGAAATCGCTGAAGAAGATACTTTAGATGATGAGGCCATTGACGAAGAAGTGGAATCAGAAGATGTAAAAGATAGAGATGGTAACTTCGATGAAGATAATAAAGACATTGACGAAGATACAGACGAATATGAAGATTTATCCGTTGAGGATGATGAAGACGTATTGATTGATGAAGAAGACGAAGATGATGAAGATGAAGACGATGACACAGAAGAATAA